CGAATCGTCGGATCGTAACGGGCCAACACTGCTTTGGCTGCACGGCGGGAGCTGGCTCAAGCTGTCAGGGAAGTTTGGCGAGACAAATCGACTGAAGACAGTGGTAACTACGAAGAACGCTGCTTGCGCAGCAAAGGAAAGAAACATGTTCTCGGTGCGCCTCGCTATGATTCGCCCTTTA
The Planctomycetia bacterium DNA segment above includes these coding regions:
- a CDS encoding DUF3641 domain-containing protein, whose amino-acid sequence is NRRIVTGQHCFGCTAGAGSSCQGSLARQID